TCGACTCCTTGAAGCGCTTGGCGAGGTAGTCGACCACGCGAGCATCCCAGTCGTCGCCACCGAGACGGTTGTCGCCGGCGGTCGAGCGCACCTGGATGGTGCTGAAGTCGTCGTCTTTGCCCACCTCGAGCAGGCTGACGTCGAACGTGCCGCCACCGAGGTCGAAGACGAGGATGAGCTCGTCCTCCTTGCCCTTGTCGAGACCGTAGGCGAGCGCGGCCGCGGTGGGCTCGTTGATGATGCGCAGCACGTTCAGGCCCGCGATCTCGCCGGCCTCCTTCGTGGCCTGGCGCTCGGCGTCGTTGAAGTAGGCGGGCACCGTGATGACGGCGTCGGTGACGCTCTCGCCCAGGTACTGCTCCGCATCCCGCTTCAGCTTCGCCAGAATGCGCGCGCTGATCTCCTGCGGGGTGTACTTCCTTTCGTCGATCTCCTGCTTCCAGTCGGTGCCCATGTGGCGCTTGACGCTCGCGATGGTGCGGTCGACGTTGGTGACGGCCTGGCGCTTCGCGGTCTCGCCGACGAGCACCTCGCCATCCTTCGTGAAGGCCACGACCGAGGGGGTCGTGCGGAAGCCTTCCGCGTTGGCGATGACGGTGGGTTCTCCACCCTCGAGAACGGAGACGACGGAGTTGGTGGTTCCGAGGTCGATGCCGACGGCACGAGCCATGGTGGTGCTCCTTCTGGTTCAGTACTGCGAAGTCTGCAGGCGCGAAAGGTTGAGTCGCGATGTATCAAGTTTGAGATTCGGGATGCCCGCTGTCAAGTCGAGCGGGGCAAACCTGCGTCGCTCTGGCTCAACTCTCAGGATCGGTTTCTCGGTACGGTGGAGCGGAGGCAACGATGCCTCACGAAAGGAGTCACCGATGACCACCCCATCCACCCCCGCCACGACCGGCGCCACGACCCCATGGTGGCAGCGCCTCGGCTCGCTCTCGGTCGCCGCACTCGTGCTCGTGGCCACCAACGGGCTGTACATGCTGCTCGTCGCCTTCGGGAACATCACCGATTACGACACCAACTACGCCTTCGTCGAACGAGTGCTCGCGATGGACACCACGAACTTCGGTCAGGGCCAAGACGTCAATCTCGACCCCGACATCATGTGGCGCGCCATCGACAACCCCGTGCTGGCCAACGTCGGCTACATCGGCCTGATCATCGCCGAGGCGCTCGCCGGCATCGTGCTGCTGATCGCTGTCGTCGCCTGGGTGCGCGCGATGCGCGGCTCGGTCTCGTTCGCCGCGGCTCGCTCGCTCGCGACCCTCGGTCTGATCCTCGTGATCCTGGTCTTCTTCACGGCCTTCATCACGGTCGGCGGCGAGTGGTTCAACATGTGGCGCTCGGTCGACTGGAACGGCCTCGACCCGGCCTTGCAGAACGCGGTGCTCGCGATCCTGACCCTTGTCGTGGTGCACATGGTGCGTGACGAGACGTCGGCCGAGTAGCACAGCACCAACGGGGGTGCGGGCTCGCCCGCACCCCCGTCATCCGCACCAGCGAAACCGACGCCGTTTCGCGCTACCTCGTGTTTACCCCTGCGGGGTAGCGTGAGCGCATGACAGAGAACCCGTCCGACAACGGAGTCGGATCCACTCCTGAGCACCCGCACGTCGATGAACTCGGAGTGCAGGCACCACCGACCATCGCGCGAACAGGGGCCGTTGCCGCAGCGGGAGTCGAGCTCGCTGAGAAGGTCGTGCCGCGCAAGCAGGTGTGGTCGTGGGCGCTGTGGGACTGGGCGACGCAGCCGTTCAACACGGTCATCGTCACTTTCATCTTCACGGCCCTGTACTTGACCACCGAAGCGTTCCTTCCCGCAGACATCGTGGCGCTCGGCGAGGATGATCCCGCGTTCATCGCCGCACTCGACGGCTTGAGCGCTGGCCTGGGACTCGGCCTCGGGTTTGCGGGAATCGCGATCGCGCTCGTCGCTCCCGTACTCGGCCAGATCAGTGACGCGACTGGGCGGCGCAAGCTCTGGCTCGGAATCTCAACGGCCCTGCTCGTTGCCTGCACGGCGCTGCTCTTCTTCGTCGAGGCCGACCCCGGCTTCTTCTGGCTGGGGGTCTCGCTGATCGCGATCGGCTCGATCTTCAGCGAGATCGCCGGCGTCAACTACAACGCGATGCTCGTGCAGGTCTCGACCCCCAAGACGATCGGACGCGTCAGCGGCCTCGGGTGGGGCTTCGGCTACCTGGGCGGAATCGTCGCGCTCATCATCGTCGTGATCGCCTACTTCTTCGAGTGGTTCGGGCTTCCGGAAGACGGCGGCCTGCCCTTCCGCGTCGTGGCGTTGGGGTGCGCGCTCTGGACGGTCGTGTTCTCGATCGCCATCTTCCGCAACGTGCCTGAGGTGCCACCGCTGCCCGGCCGCGTGCGCGTCGGGTTCTTCCGCGCGTACGTCGAGGTCGCCAAGCAGATCGGCCGTATCTTCCGCGACAGCCGCCAGACGTTCTGGTTCTTGCTCGCGTCGGCGGTGTACCGCGACGGCCTGGCTGGGGTGTTCACGTTCGGAGCAGTGCTCGCGAGCGTGGCTTTCGGGTTCGAGTTCCTCGAGGTCGTTGCCTTCGGCATCGGGGCGAACCTCATCGCCGGAGTCTCGACCATCATCGCGGGTCGATTCGACGACCGGTTCGGTGCGCGGGCCGTCATCATCTTCGCGCTGGCCGGGCTCGTGGTCTCGGGCGTGGCGGTGTTCCTGCTTTCCGAGCAGGGCAAGATCGTGTTCTGGATCTTCGGGCTCGCGTTAACCGCTTTCGTCGGCCCTGTCCAGGCGGCGAGTCGCTCACTGCTGGCACGTGTCACGCCCGCCGGGCGCGAGGCCGAGATCTTCGGCCTCTACGCGACAACCGGCCGAGCCGCCAGCCCGCTCTCACCGCTTCTCTGGGCCGGCTTCATCGCCTGGTTCGGCGGCACCATCTTCGGCGTGCTGGGCATCGTCGTGATTATCGCCATCGGCCTCGTTCTCATGCTGTTCGTGAAGCCAGGCGAGCACGAGCAGCTCGGAGCCCGCGACTAGGTGCGGGCGAGGGCCGCGATGTCCTCGCGGAACTCGCTCGCGACCTCGGGCGACACGGTCGCGCGCGTGCGGGCGATCGCCGTGAGGTAGTCGTCGGTCGAGGGGCCGCGGATGCCCGCACCCGGTGCCCCGAAGACCGACTGCTCGAGTGCCGCCTGCGAGGCCGATCGCGCCGCGAACTCGATGTCGGCCGGCGAGTAGCCGTCGCTGCTCGCCACGAGCTGCGCGAGGTCGACCTCGCCTTCGACCGAGTCGGGGATGTACCGCGACCAGATCGCCGCCCGCGCCGCGGCATCCGGCAGCCCGATCGGGATGACGTAGTCGAAGCGGCCATGGCGCAGGAAGGCGTCGTCGAGGGCGCGGATGAAGTTCGTCGCGCAGATCAGGAGCCGGCCCGGAGCATCCCGGAAGGCCGGGATGATCTTGAGCAGCTCGTTCGTGACGCCTTGCATGGCCGAGGGCGGCTCGCCGCCGCGCTGGGCCGCGATCTCCTCCACCTCGTCAATGAAGACGATGACGTGGTCGAGCTCAGCGATCGTCGCGAAGGTCTCGCGCAGCCCGCCCGCGAGGCCCTGCGGCCCGTGCGCCAGGCGCGACGGGAACACCTCGACGAAGGGCCACTGCAGGCGCGAGGCGACCGCCTTGGCAAACGTCGTCTTGCCGGTGCCGGGCGGGCCGAACAAGACGATCGACCGCGGG
The sequence above is a segment of the Microcella humidisoli genome. Coding sequences within it:
- a CDS encoding DUF2165 domain-containing protein, which encodes MTTPSTPATTGATTPWWQRLGSLSVAALVLVATNGLYMLLVAFGNITDYDTNYAFVERVLAMDTTNFGQGQDVNLDPDIMWRAIDNPVLANVGYIGLIIAEALAGIVLLIAVVAWVRAMRGSVSFAAARSLATLGLILVILVFFTAFITVGGEWFNMWRSVDWNGLDPALQNAVLAILTLVVVHMVRDETSAE
- a CDS encoding MFS transporter, giving the protein MTENPSDNGVGSTPEHPHVDELGVQAPPTIARTGAVAAAGVELAEKVVPRKQVWSWALWDWATQPFNTVIVTFIFTALYLTTEAFLPADIVALGEDDPAFIAALDGLSAGLGLGLGFAGIAIALVAPVLGQISDATGRRKLWLGISTALLVACTALLFFVEADPGFFWLGVSLIAIGSIFSEIAGVNYNAMLVQVSTPKTIGRVSGLGWGFGYLGGIVALIIVVIAYFFEWFGLPEDGGLPFRVVALGCALWTVVFSIAIFRNVPEVPPLPGRVRVGFFRAYVEVAKQIGRIFRDSRQTFWFLLASAVYRDGLAGVFTFGAVLASVAFGFEFLEVVAFGIGANLIAGVSTIIAGRFDDRFGARAVIIFALAGLVVSGVAVFLLSEQGKIVFWIFGLALTAFVGPVQAASRSLLARVTPAGREAEIFGLYATTGRAASPLSPLLWAGFIAWFGGTIFGVLGIVVIIAIGLVLMLFVKPGEHEQLGARD
- a CDS encoding ATP-binding protein — translated: MSTVRLRDYQPSDMDAILRLWDEVRHEGVEPVYALAEVLASCEKDHAVVALHDEHVVGVAVARAAHDQGWIVFLAVTAAARGAGIAGSLLAALEQRMAPQGLTRLSILVPDAQQQHGALTKAGFQDRAHLSYFEREIPVKQRELTALRELGGRILPRDLWGSIAGMQAEKELLERRLVLPLADPALAEQFGVEPPRSIVLFGPPGTGKTTFAKAVASRLQWPFVEVFPSRLAHGPQGLAGGLRETFATIAELDHVIVFIDEVEEIAAQRGGEPPSAMQGVTNELLKIIPAFRDAPGRLLICATNFIRALDDAFLRHGRFDYVIPIGLPDAAARAAIWSRYIPDSVEGEVDLAQLVASSDGYSPADIEFAARSASQAALEQSVFGAPGAGIRGPSTDDYLTAIARTRATVSPEVASEFREDIAALART